In Chelonia mydas isolate rCheMyd1 chromosome 19, rCheMyd1.pri.v2, whole genome shotgun sequence, the following are encoded in one genomic region:
- the SRRM1 gene encoding serine/arginine repetitive matrix protein 1 isoform X26, with protein sequence MDAGFFRGTSAEQDNRFSNKQKKLLKQLKFAECLEKKVDMSKVNLEVIKPWITKRVTEILGFEDDVVIEFIFNQLEVKNPDSKMMQINLTGFLNGKNAREFMGELWPLLLSAQENIAGIPSAFLELKKEEIKQRQIEQEKLASMKKQDEDKDKRDKEDKDSREKRDRSRSPRRRKSRSPSPRRRSSPVRRERKRSHSRSPRHRTKSRSVTPAPEKKEETPEPEPSVQAKETLIQEATSTSDILKVPKPEPVPDTKETSPERNSKKEREKEKEKTRQRSPSRSKSRSRSRSHSPSHSRPRRRHRSRSRRRPSPRRRPSPRRRSPPRRMPPPPRHRRSRSPLRRRRRSSASLSGSSSSSSSSRSRSPPKKPPKRIVSSPPRKTRKLSPSASPPRRRHRPSPPASSPPKPRRSPTPQQSNRGRKVRGSISPGRASAPKHKSIEKRESPSPAPKPRKVELSESEEDKGGKMAAADSVQQRRQYRRQNQQSSSDSGSSSSSEEERPKRSNVKNGEVGRRRRHSHSPSPSPRKRQKDSSPRRRRSPSPPPARRRRSPSPAPPPRRRRSPSLPRRRSPSPPPRRRSPTPRRYSPPIQRRYSPSPPPKRRTATPPPLPKRRASPSPQPKRRISHSPPPKQRSSPVAKRRSPSLSSKHRKGSPSSRSNRETRSPLQNKRHSPSPRPRASHTSSSPPPLRRGTSSSPKRRQSPSPSTRPIRRVSRTPEPKKTKASTPSPQSVRRVSSSRSASGSPEPAPKKHQAPPSPTRSRSPSTNWSPPPVKKAQSPTQSPSPARNSDQEGGGKKKKKKKDKKHKKDKKHKKHKKHKKEKAAAAAAAAATSAATSSAQEDPEAETEPKKETESEAEDNLDDLEKHLREKALRSMRKAQVSPPS encoded by the exons ATGGATGCGGGCTTCTTCCGC GGAACAAGTGCGGAGCAGGACAATCGCTTCAGCAACAAACAGAAGAAGCTCTTGAAGCAGCTGAAATTTGCAGAATGTCTAGAAAAGAAA GTGGACATGAGCAAAGTAAACCTGGAAGTAATCAAGCCATGGATAACAAAACGAGTAACGGAAATCCTTGGATTTGAAGATGATGTAGTAATTGAATTTATATTCAACCAGTTGGAAGTGAAG AATCCAGATTCCAAAATGATGCAAATCAACCTGACTGGGTTTTTGAATGGGAAAAATGCTAGAGAGTTCAtgggtgaactgtggccactgctGTTAAGTGCACAAGAAAACATTGCTGGTATTCCCTCTGCTTTCCTCGAGCtgaagaaagaagaaataaaacaaagacag ATTGAGCAAGAAAAGTTGGCTTCTATGAAGAAACAAGATGAAGACAAGGACAAGAGGGACAAAGAGGACAAAGACAGCAGAGAAAAAAGGGACAGATCCAGAAGCCCAAGAAG ACGCAAGTCAAGGTCTCCTTCCCCTAGAAGGAGATCGTCTCCggtcagaagagagagaaagcgTAGCCACTCTCGATCACCTCGTCACAGAACCAAGAGCCGTAGTGTTACTCCTGCACCAGAAAAAAAAGAGGAGACTCCAGAGCCAGAGCCTTCAGTGCAGGCAAAGGAAACTTTGATTCAAGAGGCAACATCAACTAG TGATATACTGAAAGTTCCCAAACCTGAACCTGTACCAGATACTAAAGAAACTTCCCCAGAACGAAattcaaagaaagagagagagaaagaaaaagagaagactcGTCAAAGATCACCATCCCGTTCCAAATCAAGGTCAAGATCTCGCTCACATTCCCCTTCTCATTCTAGACCAAGAAGGCGTCATAGATCACGGTCAAG AAGGCGGCCAAGCCCAAGACGACGACCATCTCCTAGGAGAAGGAGTCCTCCAAGGCGCATGCCTCCCCCACCCAGACACAGAAGAAGTAGATCCCCTCTGAGGCG GAGAAGACGGTCATCGGCATCTTTATCTGGAAGcagctcttcttcctcctcttcacgCTCTCGATCGCCGCCAAAAAAACCACCTAAAAGAATTGTATCCAGTCCTCCTCGCAAAACACGTAAACTGTCTCCTTCTGCCAGccctcctaggcggaggcacaggCCTTCCCCACCAGCAAGTTCGCCTCCAAAGCCACGCAGGTCTCCAACACCTCAGCAGTCAAATCGTGGAAGAAAAGTTCGTGGTTCTATTTCTCCAGGCAGAGCCTCAG CACCTAAACATAAGAGTATTGAAAAAAGAGAGTCTCCCTCACCAGCGCCAAAACCTAGAAAAGTAGAATTGTCTGAATCAG AAGAAGACAAAGGTGGAAAAATGGCTGCAGCAGATTCTGTGCAACAGAGACGTCAGTACAGAAGGCAAAACCAGCAGTCTTCATCTG aCTCTGGTtcttcatcttcctctgaagagGAACGACCAAAAAGATCAAATGTGAAGAATGGTGAAGTGGGTAGGCGCAGACGACACTCGCATAGTCCATCACCTTCTCCACGGAAACGACAAAAGGACTCTTCCCCTCG gaggaggaggagtccaTCACCACCACCTGCCAGAAGACGGCGCtctccttctcctgcccctcctccaaggcGGCGCAGATCGCCTTCATTGCCTCGCCGAAG GTCTCCATCACCACCTCCTCGCAGGCGCTCACCTACTCCCAGACGATATTCTCCTCCAATACAGAGACGAtactctccttccccacctcctaaGCGAAGAACagcaactccccctccccttccaaaaCGAAGGGCATCACCTTCTCCACAACCCAAGCGCAGAATCTCGCATTCTCCCccaccaaaacaaagaagttctCCTGTGGCAAAGAGGCGTTCCCCATCGCTATCTTCCAAGCATAGGAAAGGTTCTCCTTCCAGCAGGTCTAATCGTGAAACCCGATCCCCACTACAAAACAAACGGCATTCACCATCTCCACGGCCTAGAGCTTCACATACCTCTTCAAGTCCACCGCCTCTGCGAAGGGGAACTTCATCTTCACCCAAACGGAGACAGTCTCCATCTCCAAGTACTAGACCCATCAGGAGAGTGTCAAGGACCCCAGAACCCAAAAAGACAAA ggcTTCCACACCAAGTCCACAGTCTGTGAGAAGGGTGTCTTCATCCAGGTCTGCGTCAGGATCACCTGAGCCAGCACCTAAGAAACACCAAGCACCTCCATCCCCTACTCGGTCTCGATCCCCCTCCACTAACTGGTCGCCACCACCTGTGAAAAAGGCTCAAAGTCCTACGCAGAGTCCATCCCCTGCAAGG AATTCTGACCAGGAAGGTggtgggaagaaaaagaagaaaaagaaggatAAGAAGCATAAAAAGGACAAAAAGCACAAGAAACACAAAAAACATAAGAAAGAgaaggctgcagctgctgcagcagctgctgctacttCAGCGGCTACTTCATCAGCCCAGGAAGACCCAGAAGCAGAGACAGAGCCCAAAAAG GAGACAGAGAGCGAAGCAGAAGATAACCTGGatgatttagaaaaacatctgcgAGAGAAGGCACTGAGGTCGATGAGGAAGGCACAAGTGTCCCCACCATCTTAG
- the SRRM1 gene encoding serine/arginine repetitive matrix protein 1 isoform X13, translated as MDAGFFRGTSAEQDNRFSNKQKKLLKQLKFAECLEKKVDMSKVNLEVIKPWITKRVTEILGFEDDVVIEFIFNQLEVKNPDSKMMQINLTGFLNGKNAREFMGELWPLLLSAQENIAGIPSAFLELKKEEIKQRQIEQEKLASMKKQDEDKDKRDKEDKDSREKRDRSRSPRRRKSRSPSPRRRSSPVRRERKRSHSRSPRHRTKSRSVTPAPEKKEETPEPEPSVQAKETLIQEATSTSDILKVPKPEPVPDTKETSPERNSKKEREKEKEKTRQRSPSRSKSRSRSRSHSPSHSRPRRRHRSRSRRRPSPRRRPSPRRRSPPRRMPPPPRHRRSRSPLRRRRRSSASLSGSSSSSSSSRSRSPPKKPPKRIVSSPPRKTRKLSPSASPPRRRHRPSPPASSPPKPRRSPTPQQSNRGRKVRGSISPGRASAPKHKSIEKRESPSPAPKPRKVELSESEDKGGKMAAADSVQQRRQYRRQNQQSSSDSGSSSSSEEERPKRSNVKNGEVGRRRRHSHSPSPSPRKRQKDSSPRMQMGKRWQSPMIKSRRRRSPSPPPARRRRSPSPAPPPRRRRSPSLPRRRSPSPPPRRRSPTPRRYSPPIQRRYSPSPPPKRRTATPPPLPKRRASPSPQPKRRISHSPPPKQRSSPVAKRRSPSLSSKHRKGSPSSRSNRETRSPLQNKRHSPSPRPRASHTSSSPPPLRRGTSSSPKRRQSPSPSTRPIRRVSRTPEPKKTKASTPSPQSVRRVSSSRSASGSPEPAPKKHQAPPSPTRSRSPSTNWSPPPVKKAQSPTQSPSPARNSDQEGGGKKKKKKKDKKHKKDKKHKKHKKHKKEKAAAAAAAAATSAATSSAQEDPEAETEPKKETESEAEDNLDDLEKHLREKALRSMRKAQVSPPS; from the exons ATGGATGCGGGCTTCTTCCGC GGAACAAGTGCGGAGCAGGACAATCGCTTCAGCAACAAACAGAAGAAGCTCTTGAAGCAGCTGAAATTTGCAGAATGTCTAGAAAAGAAA GTGGACATGAGCAAAGTAAACCTGGAAGTAATCAAGCCATGGATAACAAAACGAGTAACGGAAATCCTTGGATTTGAAGATGATGTAGTAATTGAATTTATATTCAACCAGTTGGAAGTGAAG AATCCAGATTCCAAAATGATGCAAATCAACCTGACTGGGTTTTTGAATGGGAAAAATGCTAGAGAGTTCAtgggtgaactgtggccactgctGTTAAGTGCACAAGAAAACATTGCTGGTATTCCCTCTGCTTTCCTCGAGCtgaagaaagaagaaataaaacaaagacag ATTGAGCAAGAAAAGTTGGCTTCTATGAAGAAACAAGATGAAGACAAGGACAAGAGGGACAAAGAGGACAAAGACAGCAGAGAAAAAAGGGACAGATCCAGAAGCCCAAGAAG ACGCAAGTCAAGGTCTCCTTCCCCTAGAAGGAGATCGTCTCCggtcagaagagagagaaagcgTAGCCACTCTCGATCACCTCGTCACAGAACCAAGAGCCGTAGTGTTACTCCTGCACCAGAAAAAAAAGAGGAGACTCCAGAGCCAGAGCCTTCAGTGCAGGCAAAGGAAACTTTGATTCAAGAGGCAACATCAACTAG TGATATACTGAAAGTTCCCAAACCTGAACCTGTACCAGATACTAAAGAAACTTCCCCAGAACGAAattcaaagaaagagagagagaaagaaaaagagaagactcGTCAAAGATCACCATCCCGTTCCAAATCAAGGTCAAGATCTCGCTCACATTCCCCTTCTCATTCTAGACCAAGAAGGCGTCATAGATCACGGTCAAG AAGGCGGCCAAGCCCAAGACGACGACCATCTCCTAGGAGAAGGAGTCCTCCAAGGCGCATGCCTCCCCCACCCAGACACAGAAGAAGTAGATCCCCTCTGAGGCG GAGAAGACGGTCATCGGCATCTTTATCTGGAAGcagctcttcttcctcctcttcacgCTCTCGATCGCCGCCAAAAAAACCACCTAAAAGAATTGTATCCAGTCCTCCTCGCAAAACACGTAAACTGTCTCCTTCTGCCAGccctcctaggcggaggcacaggCCTTCCCCACCAGCAAGTTCGCCTCCAAAGCCACGCAGGTCTCCAACACCTCAGCAGTCAAATCGTGGAAGAAAAGTTCGTGGTTCTATTTCTCCAGGCAGAGCCTCAG CACCTAAACATAAGAGTATTGAAAAAAGAGAGTCTCCCTCACCAGCGCCAAAACCTAGAAAAGTAGAATTGTCTGAATCAG AAGACAAAGGTGGAAAAATGGCTGCAGCAGATTCTGTGCAACAGAGACGTCAGTACAGAAGGCAAAACCAGCAGTCTTCATCTG aCTCTGGTtcttcatcttcctctgaagagGAACGACCAAAAAGATCAAATGTGAAGAATGGTGAAGTGGGTAGGCGCAGACGACACTCGCATAGTCCATCACCTTCTCCACGGAAACGACAAAAGGACTCTTCCCCTCG GATGCAGATGGGAAAGAGGTGGCAATCACCAATGATTAAAAG taggaggaggaggagtccaTCACCACCACCTGCCAGAAGACGGCGCtctccttctcctgcccctcctccaaggcGGCGCAGATCGCCTTCATTGCCTCGCCGAAG GTCTCCATCACCACCTCCTCGCAGGCGCTCACCTACTCCCAGACGATATTCTCCTCCAATACAGAGACGAtactctccttccccacctcctaaGCGAAGAACagcaactccccctccccttccaaaaCGAAGGGCATCACCTTCTCCACAACCCAAGCGCAGAATCTCGCATTCTCCCccaccaaaacaaagaagttctCCTGTGGCAAAGAGGCGTTCCCCATCGCTATCTTCCAAGCATAGGAAAGGTTCTCCTTCCAGCAGGTCTAATCGTGAAACCCGATCCCCACTACAAAACAAACGGCATTCACCATCTCCACGGCCTAGAGCTTCACATACCTCTTCAAGTCCACCGCCTCTGCGAAGGGGAACTTCATCTTCACCCAAACGGAGACAGTCTCCATCTCCAAGTACTAGACCCATCAGGAGAGTGTCAAGGACCCCAGAACCCAAAAAGACAAA ggcTTCCACACCAAGTCCACAGTCTGTGAGAAGGGTGTCTTCATCCAGGTCTGCGTCAGGATCACCTGAGCCAGCACCTAAGAAACACCAAGCACCTCCATCCCCTACTCGGTCTCGATCCCCCTCCACTAACTGGTCGCCACCACCTGTGAAAAAGGCTCAAAGTCCTACGCAGAGTCCATCCCCTGCAAGG AATTCTGACCAGGAAGGTggtgggaagaaaaagaagaaaaagaaggatAAGAAGCATAAAAAGGACAAAAAGCACAAGAAACACAAAAAACATAAGAAAGAgaaggctgcagctgctgcagcagctgctgctacttCAGCGGCTACTTCATCAGCCCAGGAAGACCCAGAAGCAGAGACAGAGCCCAAAAAG GAGACAGAGAGCGAAGCAGAAGATAACCTGGatgatttagaaaaacatctgcgAGAGAAGGCACTGAGGTCGATGAGGAAGGCACAAGTGTCCCCACCATCTTAG
- the SRRM1 gene encoding serine/arginine repetitive matrix protein 1 isoform X12 codes for MDAGFFRGTSAEQDNRFSNKQKKLLKQLKFAECLEKKVDMSKVNLEVIKPWITKRVTEILGFEDDVVIEFIFNQLEVKNPDSKMMQINLTGFLNGKNAREFMGELWPLLLSAQENIAGIPSAFLELKKEEIKQRQIEQEKLASMKKQDEDKDKRDKEDKDSREKRDRSRSPRRRKSRSPSPRRRSSPVRRERKRSHSRSPRHRTKSRSVTPAPEKKEETPEPEPSVQAKETLIQEATSTSDILKVPKPEPVPDTKETSPERNSKKEREKEKEKTRQRSPSRSKSRSRSRSHSPSHSRPRRRHRSRSRRRPSPRRRPSPRRRSPPRRMPPPPRHRRSRSPLRRRRRSSASLSGSSSSSSSSRSRSPPKKPPKRIVSSPPRKTRKLSPSASPPRRRHRPSPPASSPPKPRRSPTPQQSNRGRKVRGSISPGRASAPKHKSIEKRESPSPAPKPRKVELSESEEDKGGKMAAADSVQQRRQYRRQNQQSSSDSGSSSSSEEERPKRSNVKNGEVGRRRRHSHSPSPSPRKRQKDSSPRMQMGKRWQSPMIKRRRRSPSPPPARRRRSPSPAPPPRRRRSPSLPRRRSPSPPPRRRSPTPRRYSPPIQRRYSPSPPPKRRTATPPPLPKRRASPSPQPKRRISHSPPPKQRSSPVAKRRSPSLSSKHRKGSPSSRSNRETRSPLQNKRHSPSPRPRASHTSSSPPPLRRGTSSSPKRRQSPSPSTRPIRRVSRTPEPKKTKASTPSPQSVRRVSSSRSASGSPEPAPKKHQAPPSPTRSRSPSTNWSPPPVKKAQSPTQSPSPARNSDQEGGGKKKKKKKDKKHKKDKKHKKHKKHKKEKAAAAAAAAATSAATSSAQEDPEAETEPKKETESEAEDNLDDLEKHLREKALRSMRKAQVSPPS; via the exons ATGGATGCGGGCTTCTTCCGC GGAACAAGTGCGGAGCAGGACAATCGCTTCAGCAACAAACAGAAGAAGCTCTTGAAGCAGCTGAAATTTGCAGAATGTCTAGAAAAGAAA GTGGACATGAGCAAAGTAAACCTGGAAGTAATCAAGCCATGGATAACAAAACGAGTAACGGAAATCCTTGGATTTGAAGATGATGTAGTAATTGAATTTATATTCAACCAGTTGGAAGTGAAG AATCCAGATTCCAAAATGATGCAAATCAACCTGACTGGGTTTTTGAATGGGAAAAATGCTAGAGAGTTCAtgggtgaactgtggccactgctGTTAAGTGCACAAGAAAACATTGCTGGTATTCCCTCTGCTTTCCTCGAGCtgaagaaagaagaaataaaacaaagacag ATTGAGCAAGAAAAGTTGGCTTCTATGAAGAAACAAGATGAAGACAAGGACAAGAGGGACAAAGAGGACAAAGACAGCAGAGAAAAAAGGGACAGATCCAGAAGCCCAAGAAG ACGCAAGTCAAGGTCTCCTTCCCCTAGAAGGAGATCGTCTCCggtcagaagagagagaaagcgTAGCCACTCTCGATCACCTCGTCACAGAACCAAGAGCCGTAGTGTTACTCCTGCACCAGAAAAAAAAGAGGAGACTCCAGAGCCAGAGCCTTCAGTGCAGGCAAAGGAAACTTTGATTCAAGAGGCAACATCAACTAG TGATATACTGAAAGTTCCCAAACCTGAACCTGTACCAGATACTAAAGAAACTTCCCCAGAACGAAattcaaagaaagagagagagaaagaaaaagagaagactcGTCAAAGATCACCATCCCGTTCCAAATCAAGGTCAAGATCTCGCTCACATTCCCCTTCTCATTCTAGACCAAGAAGGCGTCATAGATCACGGTCAAG AAGGCGGCCAAGCCCAAGACGACGACCATCTCCTAGGAGAAGGAGTCCTCCAAGGCGCATGCCTCCCCCACCCAGACACAGAAGAAGTAGATCCCCTCTGAGGCG GAGAAGACGGTCATCGGCATCTTTATCTGGAAGcagctcttcttcctcctcttcacgCTCTCGATCGCCGCCAAAAAAACCACCTAAAAGAATTGTATCCAGTCCTCCTCGCAAAACACGTAAACTGTCTCCTTCTGCCAGccctcctaggcggaggcacaggCCTTCCCCACCAGCAAGTTCGCCTCCAAAGCCACGCAGGTCTCCAACACCTCAGCAGTCAAATCGTGGAAGAAAAGTTCGTGGTTCTATTTCTCCAGGCAGAGCCTCAG CACCTAAACATAAGAGTATTGAAAAAAGAGAGTCTCCCTCACCAGCGCCAAAACCTAGAAAAGTAGAATTGTCTGAATCAG AAGAAGACAAAGGTGGAAAAATGGCTGCAGCAGATTCTGTGCAACAGAGACGTCAGTACAGAAGGCAAAACCAGCAGTCTTCATCTG aCTCTGGTtcttcatcttcctctgaagagGAACGACCAAAAAGATCAAATGTGAAGAATGGTGAAGTGGGTAGGCGCAGACGACACTCGCATAGTCCATCACCTTCTCCACGGAAACGACAAAAGGACTCTTCCCCTCG GATGCAGATGGGAAAGAGGTGGCAATCACCAATGATTAAAAG gaggaggaggagtccaTCACCACCACCTGCCAGAAGACGGCGCtctccttctcctgcccctcctccaaggcGGCGCAGATCGCCTTCATTGCCTCGCCGAAG GTCTCCATCACCACCTCCTCGCAGGCGCTCACCTACTCCCAGACGATATTCTCCTCCAATACAGAGACGAtactctccttccccacctcctaaGCGAAGAACagcaactccccctccccttccaaaaCGAAGGGCATCACCTTCTCCACAACCCAAGCGCAGAATCTCGCATTCTCCCccaccaaaacaaagaagttctCCTGTGGCAAAGAGGCGTTCCCCATCGCTATCTTCCAAGCATAGGAAAGGTTCTCCTTCCAGCAGGTCTAATCGTGAAACCCGATCCCCACTACAAAACAAACGGCATTCACCATCTCCACGGCCTAGAGCTTCACATACCTCTTCAAGTCCACCGCCTCTGCGAAGGGGAACTTCATCTTCACCCAAACGGAGACAGTCTCCATCTCCAAGTACTAGACCCATCAGGAGAGTGTCAAGGACCCCAGAACCCAAAAAGACAAA ggcTTCCACACCAAGTCCACAGTCTGTGAGAAGGGTGTCTTCATCCAGGTCTGCGTCAGGATCACCTGAGCCAGCACCTAAGAAACACCAAGCACCTCCATCCCCTACTCGGTCTCGATCCCCCTCCACTAACTGGTCGCCACCACCTGTGAAAAAGGCTCAAAGTCCTACGCAGAGTCCATCCCCTGCAAGG AATTCTGACCAGGAAGGTggtgggaagaaaaagaagaaaaagaaggatAAGAAGCATAAAAAGGACAAAAAGCACAAGAAACACAAAAAACATAAGAAAGAgaaggctgcagctgctgcagcagctgctgctacttCAGCGGCTACTTCATCAGCCCAGGAAGACCCAGAAGCAGAGACAGAGCCCAAAAAG GAGACAGAGAGCGAAGCAGAAGATAACCTGGatgatttagaaaaacatctgcgAGAGAAGGCACTGAGGTCGATGAGGAAGGCACAAGTGTCCCCACCATCTTAG
- the SRRM1 gene encoding serine/arginine repetitive matrix protein 1 isoform X14, with the protein MDAGFFRGTSAEQDNRFSNKQKKLLKQLKFAECLEKKVDMSKVNLEVIKPWITKRVTEILGFEDDVVIEFIFNQLEVKNPDSKMMQINLTGFLNGKNAREFMGELWPLLLSAQENIAGIPSAFLELKKEEIKQRQIEQEKLASMKKQDEDKDKRDKEDKDSREKRDRSRSPRRNCLFPRRKSRSPSPRRRSSPVRRERKRSHSRSPRHRTKSRSVTPAPEKKEETPEPEPSVQAKETLIQEATSTSDILKVPKPEPVPDTKETSPERNSKKEREKEKEKTRQRSPSRSKSRSRSRSHSPSHSRPRRRHRSRSRSYSPRRRPSPRRRPSPRRRSPPRRMPPPPRHRRSRSPLRRRRRSSASLSGSSSSSSSSRSRSPPKKPPKRIVSSPPRKTRKLSPSASPPRRRHRPSPPASSPPKPRRSPTPQQSNRGRKVRGSISPGRASAPKHKSIEKRESPSPAPKPRKVELSESEEDKGGKMAAADSVQQRRQYRRQNQQSSSDSGSSSSSEEERPKRSNVKNGEVGRRRRHSHSPSPSPRKRQKDSSPRRRRRSPSPPPARRRRSPSPAPPPRRRRSPSLPRRRSPSPPPRRRSPTPRRYSPPIQRRYSPSPPPKRRTATPPPLPKRRASPSPQPKRRISHSPPPKQRSSPVAKRRSPSLSSKHRKGSPSSRSNRETRSPLQNKRHSPSPRPRASHTSSSPPPLRRGTSSSPKRRQSPSPSTRPIRRVSRTPEPKKTKASTPSPQSVRRVSSSRSASGSPEPAPKKHQAPPSPTRSRSPSTNWSPPPVKKAQSPTQSPSPARNSDQEGGGKKKKKKKDKKHKKDKKHKKHKKHKKEKAAAAAAAAATSAATSSAQEDPEAETEPKKETESEAEDNLDDLEKHLREKALRSMRKAQVSPPS; encoded by the exons ATGGATGCGGGCTTCTTCCGC GGAACAAGTGCGGAGCAGGACAATCGCTTCAGCAACAAACAGAAGAAGCTCTTGAAGCAGCTGAAATTTGCAGAATGTCTAGAAAAGAAA GTGGACATGAGCAAAGTAAACCTGGAAGTAATCAAGCCATGGATAACAAAACGAGTAACGGAAATCCTTGGATTTGAAGATGATGTAGTAATTGAATTTATATTCAACCAGTTGGAAGTGAAG AATCCAGATTCCAAAATGATGCAAATCAACCTGACTGGGTTTTTGAATGGGAAAAATGCTAGAGAGTTCAtgggtgaactgtggccactgctGTTAAGTGCACAAGAAAACATTGCTGGTATTCCCTCTGCTTTCCTCGAGCtgaagaaagaagaaataaaacaaagacag ATTGAGCAAGAAAAGTTGGCTTCTATGAAGAAACAAGATGAAGACAAGGACAAGAGGGACAAAGAGGACAAAGACAGCAGAGAAAAAAGGGACAGATCCAGAAGCCCAAGAAG AAATTGTCTCTTTCCTAGACGCAAGTCAAGGTCTCCTTCCCCTAGAAGGAGATCGTCTCCggtcagaagagagagaaagcgTAGCCACTCTCGATCACCTCGTCACAGAACCAAGAGCCGTAGTGTTACTCCTGCACCAGAAAAAAAAGAGGAGACTCCAGAGCCAGAGCCTTCAGTGCAGGCAAAGGAAACTTTGATTCAAGAGGCAACATCAACTAG TGATATACTGAAAGTTCCCAAACCTGAACCTGTACCAGATACTAAAGAAACTTCCCCAGAACGAAattcaaagaaagagagagagaaagaaaaagagaagactcGTCAAAGATCACCATCCCGTTCCAAATCAAGGTCAAGATCTCGCTCACATTCCCCTTCTCATTCTAGACCAAGAAGGCGTCATAGATCACGGTCAAG GTCTTACTCCCCTAGAAGGCGGCCAAGCCCAAGACGACGACCATCTCCTAGGAGAAGGAGTCCTCCAAGGCGCATGCCTCCCCCACCCAGACACAGAAGAAGTAGATCCCCTCTGAGGCG GAGAAGACGGTCATCGGCATCTTTATCTGGAAGcagctcttcttcctcctcttcacgCTCTCGATCGCCGCCAAAAAAACCACCTAAAAGAATTGTATCCAGTCCTCCTCGCAAAACACGTAAACTGTCTCCTTCTGCCAGccctcctaggcggaggcacaggCCTTCCCCACCAGCAAGTTCGCCTCCAAAGCCACGCAGGTCTCCAACACCTCAGCAGTCAAATCGTGGAAGAAAAGTTCGTGGTTCTATTTCTCCAGGCAGAGCCTCAG CACCTAAACATAAGAGTATTGAAAAAAGAGAGTCTCCCTCACCAGCGCCAAAACCTAGAAAAGTAGAATTGTCTGAATCAG AAGAAGACAAAGGTGGAAAAATGGCTGCAGCAGATTCTGTGCAACAGAGACGTCAGTACAGAAGGCAAAACCAGCAGTCTTCATCTG aCTCTGGTtcttcatcttcctctgaagagGAACGACCAAAAAGATCAAATGTGAAGAATGGTGAAGTGGGTAGGCGCAGACGACACTCGCATAGTCCATCACCTTCTCCACGGAAACGACAAAAGGACTCTTCCCCTCG taggaggaggaggagtccaTCACCACCACCTGCCAGAAGACGGCGCtctccttctcctgcccctcctccaaggcGGCGCAGATCGCCTTCATTGCCTCGCCGAAG GTCTCCATCACCACCTCCTCGCAGGCGCTCACCTACTCCCAGACGATATTCTCCTCCAATACAGAGACGAtactctccttccccacctcctaaGCGAAGAACagcaactccccctccccttccaaaaCGAAGGGCATCACCTTCTCCACAACCCAAGCGCAGAATCTCGCATTCTCCCccaccaaaacaaagaagttctCCTGTGGCAAAGAGGCGTTCCCCATCGCTATCTTCCAAGCATAGGAAAGGTTCTCCTTCCAGCAGGTCTAATCGTGAAACCCGATCCCCACTACAAAACAAACGGCATTCACCATCTCCACGGCCTAGAGCTTCACATACCTCTTCAAGTCCACCGCCTCTGCGAAGGGGAACTTCATCTTCACCCAAACGGAGACAGTCTCCATCTCCAAGTACTAGACCCATCAGGAGAGTGTCAAGGACCCCAGAACCCAAAAAGACAAA ggcTTCCACACCAAGTCCACAGTCTGTGAGAAGGGTGTCTTCATCCAGGTCTGCGTCAGGATCACCTGAGCCAGCACCTAAGAAACACCAAGCACCTCCATCCCCTACTCGGTCTCGATCCCCCTCCACTAACTGGTCGCCACCACCTGTGAAAAAGGCTCAAAGTCCTACGCAGAGTCCATCCCCTGCAAGG AATTCTGACCAGGAAGGTggtgggaagaaaaagaagaaaaagaaggatAAGAAGCATAAAAAGGACAAAAAGCACAAGAAACACAAAAAACATAAGAAAGAgaaggctgcagctgctgcagcagctgctgctacttCAGCGGCTACTTCATCAGCCCAGGAAGACCCAGAAGCAGAGACAGAGCCCAAAAAG GAGACAGAGAGCGAAGCAGAAGATAACCTGGatgatttagaaaaacatctgcgAGAGAAGGCACTGAGGTCGATGAGGAAGGCACAAGTGTCCCCACCATCTTAG